A segment of the Candidatus Dormiibacterota bacterium genome:
AGACCGATTTATTGACCGGTATTAATGGTGCCGGCTTAGGCAGATTATTGGGCGGACGCCTGCGCGACCGCGAACCCCCCTTACGAGGCCCCGACCCGCCTGCGGGGCGGGAAGACCTGGCAGACCTATTGGACTGCGGGCGGTTATTTTGGTTGCGATTTTCTTGTCTGTTTTCTTGTTTATTTTGTGGGTTTTTATTTGTTTGACTGTTTAATGGTTTTGGTTCCATAAATCCTTTCTTGAAAGCCTTTAATTCAGGCTAGTAAAGTTATTAATTAATTTTCTCTAAAATTTTTGGTATGCCGCTGAAATCTTCTAAGAGCTGCTGGCGCATCGAGCCGTTATACAGGGCGGCGGCTGGGTGGTATAGCGGCATATATATCTGGCCATTTCTGCGGAATGCCCGCCCATGTACCTGGCTGATCTTGAGCTCGGGCAGAAAGACACTCATAGAATGACGCCCTAGAAAAACTATCAGCTTGGGTTTGATTATGGCAATTTGCTGATTCAGATACGGCATAAAAGCCTTTATCTCATCCGGCAACGGATCGCGGTTGGCCGGAGGACGATATTTGACGATATTGGTAATGTACACTGCTTCTCGCGCTAAGCCAATAGATGCCAGCATTTCATCCAGGAATTTACCGG
Coding sequences within it:
- a CDS encoding uracil-DNA glycosylase; this encodes MSKQAELDKLIKEITKQKVCPELAKGATQLVMGEGNPNAQVMFIGEAPGAKEDALGRPFVGAAGKFLDEMLASIGLAREAVYITNIVKYRPPANRDPLPDEIKAFMPYLNQQIAIIKPKLIVFLGRHSMSVFLPELKISQVHGRAFRRNGQIYMPLYHPAAALYNGSMRQQLLEDFSGIPKILEKIN